GTCAAGATCCTTGTTTTGTTTCCGACtcgttttcttttattttgttttttttttattaaaaaaataaaaaaattgctcCAACTATGAGTTTTACAAGGCAtacaaaaaatatctaaaaggGAAACACAAGCGCAAGGTGCTGAGGTACGAAAACCTGAGGTAGTTTGTGTGTGTCGCGTGGGGTTGCTGTGCTCgggttttcattttcaaaacgTTTCGCTCATCTTATAAATctgttgggttgttttttcccccccagtttcctcctcctctccctgcaaaAGGGATTTTCTTCCCCCAAATTCCCTTCCTTTCCGAGGGACGTTAGCGGggggacggacagacagatggaTGCGAACCCCAGTTTTGGCCTCTGAAGCCAAGAGGAAAGGGTGCGTGAAAGAGAAATCCCTCTGGTTTTGGAGCCGGTATCCCTTCTGTTGGTTCATACAGGCACTGCTCTTCTCAAAGCCCTGATGAAACCACTTTTTAACactcattttatatatatatatatatatatatatatatatatatatatatatatatatatatatatttcccccTTGCTGACAATCCTACATCTCAGCTCTACTGTGCATTAGAGAACCAATGGACTAGCTCCTTTTCGTAAAACTCTAGACAAGCCGGCTTGCGCTAAAAACAAATGTCCCCCTCCGCCCTGACCcctttgcaattaaaaaaagtttaaaaaataatcatcatCATTCTTACAAAACTTAAAAATTGGCGTTAGTTCCGTTACCGATATATTAATTCTAAAAAGGGCCGAGCGCTGCACCCCCCCAGTGCCGGGCGAGCTCCTCCGGCCGTACCTGCATGGAACGGGTGGATTTTAGGGAGTTAAAGTCatctctctgtctgtctctgcctATGTTAGTCCAACTAAAGGGAGACGCCGGGAGGCGCTGGGGATGCTTAGAGCCCTCCCCACACCCTTCGGTTGTGCAGCCCCGGCTGCGggggggtgggtttttttggggtcTTTGGTTTGCTCCCCTGTCCGGCACTGGGGTTACATTCGTGGGGCGGCGCTGGAGCCTCACTTGCTGTGCTGCTGCGCGGCCGGGGCTCCCTGAGCGtgtttctgctcctgctgcttcacCTGCTGGACGATTTCCCTGATCTTGCGCTGTGCAGtctggggaagaaaagcaaagagttAGGGGGCAGTCGTCACACCCGCCAAAGCCGCAATGGAGCATCCTGACACCCTGAGGTTTTAATTACAGGACAAGAAGTTgtgcagagaggtggtggatgaaccatccctggagacatcccaggccaggctggacggggctctgagcaacctgagctggtgaagatgtccctgctcatggttGTGGTACCCAGGGGATGCGGGAGCTCCCCACTGGTGCTGATGCCGGGGATGAGCCAATTCACACCCTGGGTGCTGCCGTGCACAGTGTCCGAGGCAAATATTTCAGCTAAAATCAAgccaatttttaattttagtgctggcacagctggggagAGCTGCCAGAACACCTTCAGTGTGTCCTGAGTGCACAGGAgccatcaaaataaaaatacagtgataggaggagaggaaatggcctcaagttgtgccaggggaggttgacgTTGGatctggaacaggctgcccagggcagtgctggagtcaccatccctggagggttggacagacggacatgaggttctcaggatatggggcagtgccaggggtggggaacggttggactcgatgagcttgaggggcttttccaaccaaaatgatttgatgataaaacagagcaggaggatgcttgggggtttttgttggtggtgaaACTGTCTGGGAACACTGGAAAAGCCGCAGCCAAACCTCACCTGACTGGCAAAGAAATGCCCAATGATTTTAACGATGACCTCCTCGTTCTCATCCGGGGTTTGGTCTCGCGGCACAATCACTTCCGCGCTCGTTAAGTTTTGCAGCTCGTTCACCTGCAGCAAACGACAGAGCCCCACGTTTTGGTCTGGAAAAGCCAAAAACCGGTGACACCACCAGCTCTGAGGCACCCTGTGTTCCCACATCGTGACAGTCACCCCCGCTAAGAGCCACCACCAGGACACGGGGCTGGGACAGGACGGTGCTGCCATCACCGAGCACCCCTGGGCAGGGGGAACACCCCAAGGGGACCATCCTGCATCCCCCACCTACCGTCTTGCCACCTTTGCCGATGACGCGGCCGGCGGCGAAGGAAGGCACCTTGATGTGAGCTTCAAGCTTCACTTCTTCTTTCGGGTTAAAGaagttttcctctttcagtttcCCAAATATTCGCCCCTGGGCCTGGGGAGAAGACGGGAGGGAAGTAAAACTGGGGGGGGTGATGATGTGCTGATGTCTGGCAGCAGCAAAACCACCACATCAAGCAAAAagccacccccagcacccaaacGGAGCCAAACCCAGGCTGGTAGCGACCCAAGGGATGTTCCCCACTTGTCCCATAGGGTGTCCCCCCCCTCCAAACCGCACCTTGAACTGCGCCTCGGGCGGCCCCGTGATGATGACCATCCGCTCGCTGGCATCGGGACCCTCTGCTGGCGCAATCTGTGGGGGACGGGGACAAGGAGAGTGAGAGTGGCGCGGCTTGGGTGAGACCTGACACCCCCCATGTGGGACAGACCACCCCGGCAAGGGTGATAAACTGCAGGAATCAGTGATGAGCTCCTATTAATataggaaactgaggcacagaggcCCCACAggaaggggaaactgaggcacagagtcCAGGACCAGCCCTGTaggatggggaaactgaggcacaaaccCAGGACCTGTCCTGTaggatggggaaactgaggcatggacCAGGACCAGCTCTGTaggatggggaaactgaggcacagaccACAGGACCTGCCCTGCTGGAAGGGgaaactgaagcacagagcCCAGGCCCATCTCACCTTGATGGAGGCCCCGGCGAACCGCGCTAGCTGCTTGATGTGCTGCCCCTTTTTCCCGATGATGGCCCCCACTGCTTGCGTCGGGATGAACAAGTTCACAACCTCCTGCTCCGGCAGCTGTGAGGGGATGGGAACAGCAAGACTGGTCAGGGGACTAGTTGGATCCAGAGGGAGGTGACTGTccccccaccagcaccccagGGCAGCAGTTGCCCCCCCAGCCCTATGTCCAGGTCCCATGGGGGTGCCCGGCACTTACGGGGTGCTGATGGGGGAAGGCACTGCCTGGGGGGGCTCCATACAGACCCGAGAGATACGCCGAGGAGCTCTGTGGTGGGAAAGAAGACAATGGTCGGTGACATCCCCAATGTCCCAGCCTGACAGAGAGCCAGGTGTCACCTCCATGAGCCTGGCACGGACATGGGGACTAGCCCTCAGGCCCTTGAACCGCCCCCGAGAGCAGAGATGCACTCCAGggtgcaccacgggctgggagcacccagttccccccagtcccaTGTTCTGCCAGAGTTTGTACAGAAAACCAGCCCCTACAGCCTTGGGGAGCAGCTGCAATCCTGGAAAACCAAAACCTGCCAACACCATCGGTCCCCAGTGGAGAAGGTTTGGTGAGAACTGAGCAAAACATCCCATTTGGCTCTGATTTTCATCATCATTTCCCTTCTCCGGTTTCAAgagaataaaaagcaaaggcTGAAGGAGATGTTGTCCCAaaggctgggatggggacagggaggaagCAGTGGGGCTCTCCGTGCTCAAAAGCAAGGGGTGTGTGGCACaccccaacccaactcaacccaatcCAGCTCAaaccaactcaactcaaccgaACTCAACCCAATCCAGCTCAaaccaactcaactcaacccaatcCAGCTCAaaccaactcaactcaacccaactcaacccaatcCACCTCAaaccaactcaactcaacccaatcCAGCTCAATCCAAGCCAACCCACCTCAACTAAACTCAACCCAATCCAACTCAACCCAATCCAACTTAACTCAaatcaacccaactcaacccaccTCACTAAACTCAACCCAAGACAACTCAACACAAGACAACCCACCTCAACTAAACTCAACACAAACCAACcgaactcaacccaacccaacccaactgcTCTTCAACTCTTCCCTGTCTCAAACACATCAGCCCTTTCTCCTGGCAGCAGATACAACTCTAGATTTGGGCAAGTGTAACCAGATGCCATCTCCAAACCATGGTTACTGGGGGAGAGAAGACCAAGCTCCACCTAAACCTGCTGCACTGAGGTTTGGTGCTCCTCCTCACTCAGTGTCCAGCCCTGGGTTGCTCCATGTCTCCTACACCAAAATGTCCTCTCCTGGCCAGCCAGGATGGGCACAAAATCTTCCCAGTTCCATCCCCTCACCAAGAGGCTCCTTCCTCATCCTCCATCCTCAGGTCTCCAAAACTCCAGAGCTGAAGCTGCAGCCACTTGGCCCCGGGTCCTGCTGAGGGCACAGCCAGAAATGACCCTTATGAGATGGGAAACACAAAGTACTTGGGGGAAAGGAACTGCCACAAAGTCAAAGCTGGTTTCATATAAagtttttttttgccagttcATTTCACTATAAAAAACGACAGCAGAGGTGATGGTGCCTCTTGGCCTCACCAGGGTGGCTTGGAAAAGGCCACGCAAAGCTTTGGGGTGAAGGAGCCCACACcaaggacgagaggaaatggcctcaagttgagccaggggaggttgaggttggatgtgggcaacaatttcttccccaaagggctgtggggcattggaacaggctgcccagggcagtgctggagtcaccatccctggagggttggacagacggacatgaggttctcagggacacggggcagtgccaggggtgggagAACGCTTGGACTTGACCATCTTGAGGGACTTTTCCatccaaaatgattctatgactctaacCGCTGCCTTTCAGGAGCCCTGACCCGCTCCTCTCAACGCACCAAACACTCAAGCAGACGCTTTCCGAACGCAGCCACACAGGCAGAGCATCCTCCCTGCGCGGGCTGGCagcggacagacagacagactggCCCTCTGGGTGCcaccaaacacaccacactcctcctcccctccgCACCGCCAGCCCGGCACTCACCGTCCTCCTCCGACCGCTCTGCTGCTGGTATcggcaggaaaagagaagagcacAAGTGAATGAACCCGCGCGCCCGGGTGGCCAAAGTGTCTCAGCAGAAGAGTTTGGAGACCAACAGAGACCCCAGAGCCTGGCCACCCTATGGGTGCTCTGTGGGTCGGGGATGgaccttctcttcttcagggcaacagagctggggaaggggctggagcacaagtgtgatgggagcggctgagggacctgggggttcagctggagaacaggagctgaggggagaccttctgacctctgaactgcctgaaaggagcttggagccagggggggtcgggctctgctccccaggaacaagcgccaggagcagaggaaatggcctcaagttgcgccaggggaggttgaggttggatgtggggaacaatttcttccccaaagggctgtggggcattggaacaggctgcccagggcagtgctggagtcaccatccctggagggttggacagacggacatgaggttctcaggacatggggcagtaccagggctgggggaacagTTAGACTcaatcttaagggtctttttcaactaaaatgattctgtgtCTCTCCATCAGCACTTTTGGACATGTGTTTTCCTGACACCAGATCTATGTGCCACCCCAGCAGCTTGAGACCCCTCCCCAGAGCCGCTCTGCCCTGCGTCCCCCCAGCCGCAGTAGGAAAACCCTCACCCACGAGCTCCGGTGGAGCTCAGCTCCCACAGGTCCAACCATCAGGGTGCCAGGGCAGGGATCAAAGCCAACAACGGTGGTGGCACAGGACGTGCTGCTTGTCCCCTGTCACACTACATTCTGCACACCCCGCGGTGATGCTGGTGGGTCCAGGTGGCCACCGGGACCAGACCTGCAGGGCACAACGCAGTCCGCACCACCACAAACCCTTCGGTCAGTACTGAAGACCATCAACATGGTTTTTCCATGCTGGAATCATTGTCCCCAGCCACCTTCAGGGAGCAGCACCCTTGGAACACAGCCTGTCCTTAAACATGGGTGACACCACGCTCAGCACAACCTGGGACTGCAGCTCATCTGCCCGGGGAGCTAAATCCAAGGAGGGACAAGCCACCTTCATTCACTGTCTTCTCAGCATCGCTGCTGCCATGAGCATCTCCAAATGGCCAAGAGTCAGAGCTCCAAGTCCAGGCTCCCCATGAGATGGCTCCTCTAGCTCCCGTGTCCACTCAAACCCAAAAGACGGAGAGTCTAGCAACCACTCTGCCCCCTAAAACGTGTCCCCTGTGCCCCAAAAGCTCTTGCACTTACTGCAAATGGGTGGTAGGGAGTGGCTGCCGCAGCCCCTCGGGCCCCTGGGGTGGATGGCAGCATGGACAGCCCTGTTGAGAAGATGCCCAAGGCGTTGAGGTTCAGACCTGGGATCAGGTTGGCTTGTTGCTgggaaagcaaagacatggagaAACGTTTTTGGGGTTCTCTGGGAGGAGcagctgacactggaagctgtgctgccatccagagacctggacaggctggagagttgggcggggagaaatttaatgaaatagaacaagggcaaatgtagagtcttgaatctggggaggaacaaccccaggttccagtgtaagttggggaatgacctattagagagcagaaagggacctgggggtcctggggacagcagggtgaccatgagctaGCACTGggctcttgtggccaggaaggccaatggtacctggggtgggttagaagggggtggtcagtaggtcagagaggttctcctgcccctctgctctgccctggggagaccacacctggaatattgtgtccagttgtggcccctcagttccagcaggacagggaactgctggagagagtccagcgcagccaccaagatgctgaagggagtggagcatctcccgtgtgaggaaaggctgagggagctggggctctggagctggacaagaggagactgaggggtgactcattcctggggatcaatatggaaagggggagtgtcaggaggatggagccaggctcttctgggtgacaaccagtgacaggacaaggggcagtgggtgcaaactggaacacaggaggttccactgaaagaggagaagaaacttgttcctggtgagggtggcagagcctggcccaggctgcccagggaggttgtggagtctccttctgtgcagacattccaacctgcctggacaccttcctgtgtaacctcatctgggtgttcctgctccatggggggattgcactggatgagctttccaggtcccttccactccctgacattctgggattctgtgattctcaccACTTGGTTTTGACACAACGGGTGATGGCCAACCCTTGCTCTACCAGATCAATTCCGCCCCCCCAATTTTCTTCTACCTGGCTACCCTGGCAAATGGACATcccagggggagggagggagcttACGTTGACGGCCACCACGTCGTTCTCGTAGGCCTCTCGCAACTTCTTCATGATCTCCACTTGGGCTTTGGAGCAGGCCTCCGTGCTGCCCTTCACTGTGATGGTCCGCTCAGGGTTATAAATGGTTAAATCCTGCAAACTAACCCCCGAGAAATCCAGAAATGTGGTTTTCaagccaaaaataaaaaggaaaactcaATTCAAATATGAGGGCTCCCCCCTGAGACAGTCTGGGACCACATGTTCTCTCCCTGTCCAACCATCCACCTGGATGAGGAACGTCTACCTGGGACTACGAACACGCAACCAGGATGGAGAACATGATGGGAGGACATAACTGCTCTGATTTCTGGCTCCCATGCTGCCTGTACCGTGTTGGATGGAGGGGATGGTTTGGCATTCACCAGAACTTACGGGGAGATGGTGATCTTGGTGCCCGTGTCCTGCTCGATCTTCTTGAGGTTGCGGCCCTCCTTGCCGATCAGCCTCCCCACCAGACTGTTGTGTGCTAGGATTTTCAAGGGAATCTCTTCTGCTCTAAAAcagattgaaaaataaaatctaaaggCCCATCTGGCCAGGAAAACAATTTCCAGCAACAGGTACTAGCGATGTGGTGGAAGGAGCAGAAGAACCACCACCATTTCCCACCACTGTATCTCCTCAGCTTTGGGGAATGGGAACTCAAGGACTTCCCAAGCCAAATGGCATGTTTATACTTCATGGGCTTTTGGTCTCCAAGTTTGTCTACAGGTTCTTTGGACCCACCTGAGCTTCTGGTCTCTACAGCACTGTCAACCACACCATGGAGAAATCCTTAAGTTGTAACTTATTGACTGACCTATGACTCTACCCTGAAGCTGCCAGCAGGTCCCTCAGGGGGTGAGGGGtaacagaatcattttggctggaaaagaccctcaagatcacagagtccaaccgttcccccagccctggcactgccccatgtcctgagaacctcatgtccgtctgtccaactctccagggacagtgactccagcactgccctgggcagcctgttccaatgtccgACAACAAAAAGAAGGTGGCTTTTTCTGCACCAAATTTCCCTCCCTTCCACCCAACCTGCCCGTTTTGCTGGGCCAGGAGGACTCACGATTTCGTTTCATCTGCCTCCTTTTGCATGATGTCAAGGATCATGCGACACGCCTCAGAGCAGCCCTCCGGCGTGGCGTGGATGGTGATGGGCTTCTCGGCAGCGCCAGCATTCTCCTTCCGATGGATGTCAACCCTACGGAGAAACAACCGACAGAGAGAAGCCCCCCTGAGATGCGTCTGGTATCACACGAACGTCTTTGACAGCTCAGGAGCTGCGCTTGCTGTTCACAGAAAAGCTCATTCCAACATCTGCTGAAGCTCTGGCATGAACGTGGGTCTCGTCTATAATCGCCTGGTCTCATGCAAGCCCAGGtagtgttttgctttggttggtTTAGATTTGAGCTACGTTCCtgaggtctccctggagctgaGGGATGTCAATCAACATCAAACGCTCCATCAAGAGGGGGCAGAACAAACCCTCAACTGGActaagccctgagcaaccttgTCTATCATCTATGACAGGCTTAGAGCAGGAGATGGGATTAAaggtct
The sequence above is a segment of the Columba livia isolate bColLiv1 breed racing homer chromosome 9, bColLiv1.pat.W.v2, whole genome shotgun sequence genome. Coding sequences within it:
- the IGF2BP2 gene encoding insulin-like growth factor 2 mRNA-binding protein 2 isoform X2 — translated: MKRRRMNKLYIGNLSPAATAEDLKQLFGERKLPLAGQVLLKSGYAFVDYPDQNWAIRAIETLSGKVELHGKVMEVDYSVPKKLRSRKIQIRNIPPHLQWEVLDGLLAQYGTVENVEQVNTDTETAVVNVTYATKEEAKVAIEKLSGHQFENYSFKISYIPDEEVSSSPPPQRSRRGGHSSRERGSSPGGSSQPKQLEFPLRMLVPTQFVGAIIGKEGLTIKNLTKQTQSKVDIHRKENAGAAEKPITIHATPEGCSEACRMILDIMQKEADETKSAEEIPLKILAHNSLVGRLIGKEGRNLKKIEQDTGTKITISPLQDLTIYNPERTITVKGSTEACSKAQVEIMKKLREAYENDVVAVNQQANLIPGLNLNALGIFSTGLSMLPSTPGARGAAAATPYHPFAQQSGRRRTSSSAYLSGLYGAPPGSAFPHQHPLPEQEVVNLFIPTQAVGAIIGKKGQHIKQLARFAGASIKIAPAEGPDASERMVIITGPPEAQFKAQGRIFGKLKEENFFNPKEEVKLEAHIKVPSFAAGRVIGKGGKTVNELQNLTSAEVIVPRDQTPDENEEVIVKIIGHFFASQTAQRKIREIVQQVKQQEQKHAQGAPAAQQHSK
- the IGF2BP2 gene encoding insulin-like growth factor 2 mRNA-binding protein 2 isoform X3, with the translated sequence MKRRRMNKLYIGNLSPAATAEDLKQLFGERKLPLAGQVLLKSGYAFVDYPDQNWAIRAIETLSGKVELHGKVMEVDYSVPKKLRSRKIQIRNIPPHLQWEVLDGLLAQYGTVENVEQVNTDTETAVVNVTYATKEEAKVAIEKLSGHQFENYSFKISYIPDEEVSSSPPPQRSRRGGHSSRERGSSPGGSSQPKQLEFPLRMLVPTQFVGAIIGKEGLTIKNLTKQTQSKVDIHRKENAGAAEKPITIHATPEGCSEACRMILDIMQKEADETKSAEEIPLKILAHNSLVGRLIGKEGRNLKKIEQDTGTKITISPLQDLTIYNPERTITVKGSTEACSKAQVEIMKKLREAYENDVVAVNQQANLIPGLNLNALGIFSTGLSMLPSTPGARGAAAATPYHPFASSSAYLSGLYGAPPGSAFPHQHPLPEQEVVNLFIPTQAVGAIIGKKGQHIKQLARFAGASIKIAPAEGPDASERMVIITGPPEAQFKAQGRIFGKLKEENFFNPKEEVKLEAHIKVPSFAAGRVIGKGGKTVNELQNLTSAEVIVPRDQTPDENEEVIVKIIGHFFASQTAQRKIREIVQQVKQQEQKHAQGAPAAQQHSK
- the IGF2BP2 gene encoding insulin-like growth factor 2 mRNA-binding protein 2 isoform X1 — its product is MKRRRMNKLYIGNLSPAATAEDLKQLFGERKLPLAGQVLLKSGYAFVDYPDQNWAIRAIETLSGKVELHGKVMEVDYSVPKKLRSRKIQIRNIPPHLQWEVLDGLLAQYGTVENVEQVNTDTETAVVNVTYATKEEAKVAIEKLSGHQFENYSFKISYIPDEEVSSSPPPQRSRRGGHSSRERGSSPGGSSQPKQLEFPLRMLVPTQFVGAIIGKEGLTIKNLTKQTQSKVDIHRKENAGAAEKPITIHATPEGCSEACRMILDIMQKEADETKSAEEIPLKILAHNSLVGRLIGKEGRNLKKIEQDTGTKITISPLQDLTIYNPERTITVKGSTEACSKAQVEIMKKLREAYENDVVAVNQQANLIPGLNLNALGIFSTGLSMLPSTPGARGAAAATPYHPFAQSGRRRTSSSAYLSGLYGAPPGSAFPHQHPLPEQEVVNLFIPTQAVGAIIGKKGQHIKQLARFAGASIKIAPAEGPDASERMVIITGPPEAQFKAQGRIFGKLKEENFFNPKEEVKLEAHIKVPSFAAGRVIGKGGKTVNELQNLTSAEVIVPRDQTPDENEEVIVKIIGHFFASQTAQRKIREIVQQVKQQEQKHAQGAPAAQQHSK
- the IGF2BP2 gene encoding insulin-like growth factor 2 mRNA-binding protein 2 isoform X4 → MKRRRMNKLYIGNLSPAATAEDLKQLFGERKLPLAGQVLLKSGYAFVDYPDQNWAIRAIETLSGKVELHGKVMEVDYSVPKKLRSRKIQIRNIPPHLQWEVLDGLLAQYGTVENVEQVNTDTETAVVNVTYATKEEAKVAIEKLSGHQFENYSFKISYIPDEEVSSSPPPQRSRRGGHSSRERGSSPGGSSQPKQLEFPLRMLVPTQFVGAIIGKEGLTIKNLTKQTQSKVDIHRKENAGAAEKPITIHATPEGCSEACRMILDIMQKEADETKSAEEIPLKILAHNSLVGRLIGKEGRNLKKIEQDTGTKITISPLQDLTIYNPERTITVKGSTEACSKAQVEIMKKLREAYENDVVAVNQQANLIPGLNLNALGIFSTGLSMLPSTPGARGAAAATPYHPFALPEQEVVNLFIPTQAVGAIIGKKGQHIKQLARFAGASIKIAPAEGPDASERMVIITGPPEAQFKAQGRIFGKLKEENFFNPKEEVKLEAHIKVPSFAAGRVIGKGGKTVNELQNLTSAEVIVPRDQTPDENEEVIVKIIGHFFASQTAQRKIREIVQQVKQQEQKHAQGAPAAQQHSK